From the Natrarchaeobaculum aegyptiacum genome, one window contains:
- a CDS encoding DMT family transporter, translating to MTTATLEVVALALVPAILWGLAPIFDKRGMAAGGGAVQASLVVVCVDSVLYWLAIVALFGTAAFTGLTLEALVVFAFAGVVGTAIGRITIFVGVDRVGASLNSTILSTRPLFATLIALAALGEPVGPVTGLGVVILVAGLAILTFSQGGDLEGWTARDLLWPIAAAATFAVANVARRYGMLETPLSALEAVAINETAGLVALLAYVATVGGRETLTKPRASYRYFVVSGVLTTVAMFSLMAALGLEAGRIAIVDPLVATAPFFTLLFAAVFLRDVERVTRGVIGGAVLVVVGAVLITL from the coding sequence GTGACCACCGCCACCCTCGAGGTCGTCGCGCTCGCGCTCGTCCCCGCGATCCTCTGGGGGCTCGCGCCCATCTTCGACAAGCGCGGGATGGCTGCCGGTGGCGGGGCCGTCCAGGCCTCGCTGGTCGTCGTCTGCGTCGACTCCGTACTCTACTGGCTCGCGATCGTCGCACTCTTCGGGACCGCGGCGTTTACGGGCCTGACGCTCGAGGCGCTCGTCGTCTTCGCGTTCGCGGGCGTCGTCGGGACGGCGATCGGTCGAATCACCATCTTCGTCGGCGTCGACCGCGTCGGCGCGAGCCTCAACAGCACGATCCTCAGCACCCGCCCGCTGTTCGCCACGCTGATCGCCCTCGCCGCCCTCGGCGAACCCGTCGGCCCGGTGACCGGCCTCGGCGTCGTGATCCTCGTCGCCGGCCTCGCCATCCTGACGTTCTCACAGGGCGGCGACCTCGAGGGGTGGACCGCCCGCGACCTGCTGTGGCCCATCGCCGCCGCGGCCACCTTCGCCGTCGCCAACGTCGCCCGCCGGTACGGTATGCTCGAGACGCCCCTCTCGGCGCTCGAGGCCGTCGCGATCAACGAGACCGCGGGGCTGGTCGCGCTCCTGGCGTACGTCGCCACCGTCGGGGGTCGCGAGACGCTCACGAAGCCGCGGGCGTCTTACCGCTACTTCGTCGTCAGCGGCGTACTCACGACTGTCGCGATGTTCTCGCTGATGGCCGCGCTGGGACTCGAGGCGGGACGAATCGCCATCGTCGATCCGCTCGTCGCGACGGCACCGTTTTTCACCCTGCTGTTCGCCGCCGTCTTCCTCCGGGACGTAGAGCGGGTCACCCGGGGGGTGATCGGCGGGGCCGTGCTGGTCGTGGTCGGTGCCGTGTTGATCACGCTCTAG